The proteins below come from a single Benincasa hispida cultivar B227 chromosome 4, ASM972705v1, whole genome shotgun sequence genomic window:
- the LOC120075830 gene encoding glutathione S-transferase F11-like: MATPVKVYGPPLSTAVSRVLACLLEKDVQFELLPMNMAKGEHKRPEYLKIQPFGQVPAFQDESISLFESRAICRYICEKHAEKGNKGLYGLDQLGKASIDGWLEAEGQNFNPASSILVFQLAFAPRMKVPQDEKAIKQNEEKLSKVLDVYEQRLGESRFLAGDEFSLADLSHLPNGHYLVNVTDRAELFTSRKNVERWWNEISGRESWKEVVELQNKASS; the protein is encoded by the exons ATGGCGACGCCTGTGAAAGTGTACGGACCGCCGTTGTCCACCGCCGTGTCCAGAGTCCTGGCCTGTCTTCTCGAGAAGGACGTCCAGTTTGAGCTCTTACCGATGAACATGGCGAAAGGAGAACACAAGCGCCCTGAATATCTCAAGATTCAG CCATTCGGCCAAGTCCCTGCGTTCCAAGACGAAAGCATCTCTCTCTTCG AATCCAGAGCAATCTGCCGCTACATTTGCGAAAAGCACGCAGAAAAAGGGAATAAAGGACTGTACGGGCTGGATCAGTTAGGGAAAGCTTCGATCGACGGATGGCTTGAAGCGGAGGGGCAAAATTTCAATCCAGCGAGCTCGATTCTGGTTTTTCAACTGGCTTTTGCGCCGAGGATGAAGGTGCCGCAGGATGAGAAGGCGATTAAGCAGAACGAGGAGAAGCTGTCGAAGGTGCTCGATGTGTACGAGCAGAGGCTGGGGGAGAGTCGGTTTTTGGCCGGAGATGAGTTCTCGTTGGCCGATCTTTCTCATTTGCCCAACGGTCATTACCTGGTGAATGTGACGGACAGGGCGGAGCTTTTCACGTCTAGGAAGAACGTGGAGCGGTGGTGGAATGAGATCTCCGGCCGGGAATCCTGGAAGGAGGTGGTTGAATTGCAGAACAAGGCATCTTCGTGA